The segment GGGTATTCGACGGTCGCCCTGACGAGCGATGCGCGCGGGGCAATCTGGTTGGCGACGGCGCGATCCTTGCGCCGACTCGCGCCGGGGGCCGAGCGAACCGAGGTCCTGCTCACGGAGATGCCGGTGAGCGCTGTGCTCGTGGATCGGCAGGGCGTGGTCTGGTTCGGCACGACGAGCCGGGGGCTCGGTCGATACGCCGATGGCGAATTCACTTTCCTCGGCAAGGCGGAAGGGCTGGCGAGCGACAACGTGTTCAGCCTATTCGAGGACCGCGAGGGCAGCCTTTGGGTCGGCACCCCTGAGGGGCTGAGCCAGTTGACGGACCTGAAGTTCCCGATCTTCTCGAAGCCCGAGGGGCTGCTCGAAGGCAGTGCCATCGCCGTGACTCCGGCGCGGGCGGGCGGCGTGTGGGCGGCGATGGCGTCCGGGGTGTCGTATTTTGACGGGCGGCGGGCGCACAACATCACGGATCGCGAGTTGCTGCCGAATCCCTACCAGCGCACGATTTTTGAAGCGCGGAACGGCGACCTCTACGTGGGCGACGGCGATCGGAACATCCATGTGTTCCGCGACGACAGGCTGCTCTACCGCGTGCACACGGAGTTGTGGCCGGATGCGATGACGGAGGACCACGAAAGCGTGTTGGTCGGCGTGGGCTGGATGCTCTACCGGCTGCGCGAGGGCGGATTGCAGCCGTTCGAATTCCAGCCGGGGCAGGATCCCAATCTCGGCTGGATCAACCGGCTGTATGTCAACGCCGACGGAACGATCTGGGCGGGGACCAACAGCGGAGTGGCGCGGATTCGCGACGGATTGGTGACACGCTGGAGCCCGGCGCAGGGGCTGTCGTCGGACCGCGTGCACTTTGTCTTCGTCGACGTCGACGGCGCGGTGTGGGCGGGACTGCCGACCGGACTCGCGCGGATCAAGGATGAGCGTGTAGCGAACGTACGGTTGGCGGACGGGCTGCCGGATCAACGGATCTTCGCGATCGTGCCGGACGAGGTAGGAAACTTCTGGATCTCATCGGGTCGCGGCGTATTTCGGGCTGCGCGCGAAAAACTCAATGCGATCGCGGACGGACAGCCGGTCGAACTCGGGGCCGAGCTGTTCGGTGGGCTCGAGGCGGTGAAGTTCACCGACCGCACGGATCAGGGCTTCTCGGGCTGCCGCTCGAACGACGGCCGGATCTGGTTTCCCAATCCCCTCGGCGTGATGACGATTGATCCGACGAAATATTTCCGGAACCCGATCGCGCCGCCGGTGCATCTGGAGCAGGTGCGGGTCAATGGCGAGGAGCGTCCCGTCACGGAGAAACTGGTGCTGCAGCCCGGAGAGAATCGGGTCGAGTTCACCTTCACCGCGCTGAGCTACATCGCGCCCCGCAAGTTGCGCGCCCGCTACCGGCTGCACGGGCTGGAGGAGGAGTGGGTGGACGCGGGCCCGCGGCGCTCCGCGCTCTACAGCCGGCTCGCGCCGGGTAACTACACGTTTCAGGTGCAGGCCTGCAACGCCGACGGCGTCTGGAACACGACGGGCGCGGAACTGAGCTTCCGGCTGCTGCCGCCGTTCCATGAGACCGGATGGTTTTATGCGCTCTGTGGACTCGTGAGCCTCGCCGCGGTGGTCGGCGGCCACCGCTGGCGCGTCCGGCACATGGAGGTTGCGCGGCTGAAGCTGCAGGCCGAGCGTGACCTCCTCGAAACGAAAGTCACCGAGCGCACCGCGGAGTTGGCGCACGAGCACGCGCTCCTGACCACGCTGCTCGATAGTTCGCCCGACCAGATCTATTTCAAAGACACCGAATCGCGCTACCTCAAGGCGAGCCAGGCGCGCGCGGAAGCGCTTGGGTTGAGCTCCTCGGGTGCGCTCATCGGCCGGTCGGACGCCGAGTTGATGCCCGACAGCGACGTGCGGGCAGCGCTCGCCGGCGAACAGGAGATCATCCGCACGGGCCAGCCGCTGATTGGCCAGGTCGAGGTGGAGTCGGAGCAGGCCGGAAACAAGCGCTGGCTCCTCACGAGCAAGATGCCGCTGCGCAACAAGGCCGGCGAAATTATCGGCACGTTCGGCATCTCGAAAGATATCACGATGCTAAAAGAGGCGGAGGCAAAGCTGATCGAGGCGCACCGGCAGCTGCTGGTGACCTCGCGCCAAGCCGGCATGGCCGAGGTGGCCACGAGCGTGCTCCACAACGTCGGCAACGTGCTTAACAGCGTGAACGTGTCGGCCTC is part of the Opitutus terrae PB90-1 genome and harbors:
- a CDS encoding sensor histidine kinase, yielding MRAAWLGLVAALLAAVTPAFALDPAKSIRQFNVQSWTRQTGLPADKIGDVVQTPDGFIWLGTQNGLVRFDGLEFKVVPITLPYAGGQDVAKLSIAPDGALWFAINRGGFGRFDGQKFSPIDDARFQDPRIAAGTILVGRDGAIWTGTVNGLNRWVKDRPAESFYAESVQPSGTVLALHEDAAGRMWVGTGGSGLYYHDGKSLHELRDESLRGYSTVALTSDARGAIWLATARSLRRLAPGAERTEVLLTEMPVSAVLVDRQGVVWFGTTSRGLGRYADGEFTFLGKAEGLASDNVFSLFEDREGSLWVGTPEGLSQLTDLKFPIFSKPEGLLEGSAIAVTPARAGGVWAAMASGVSYFDGRRAHNITDRELLPNPYQRTIFEARNGDLYVGDGDRNIHVFRDDRLLYRVHTELWPDAMTEDHESVLVGVGWMLYRLREGGLQPFEFQPGQDPNLGWINRLYVNADGTIWAGTNSGVARIRDGLVTRWSPAQGLSSDRVHFVFVDVDGAVWAGLPTGLARIKDERVANVRLADGLPDQRIFAIVPDEVGNFWISSGRGVFRAAREKLNAIADGQPVELGAELFGGLEAVKFTDRTDQGFSGCRSNDGRIWFPNPLGVMTIDPTKYFRNPIAPPVHLEQVRVNGEERPVTEKLVLQPGENRVEFTFTALSYIAPRKLRARYRLHGLEEEWVDAGPRRSALYSRLAPGNYTFQVQACNADGVWNTTGAELSFRLLPPFHETGWFYALCGLVSLAAVVGGHRWRVRHMEVARLKLQAERDLLETKVTERTAELAHEHALLTTLLDSSPDQIYFKDTESRYLKASQARAEALGLSSSGALIGRSDAELMPDSDVRAALAGEQEIIRTGQPLIGQVEVESEQAGNKRWLLTSKMPLRNKAGEIIGTFGISKDITMLKEAEAKLIEAHRQLLVTSRQAGMAEVATSVLHNVGNVLNSVNVSASLVSEKMRNARLDHLEKAVAMLQAHAGDLAEFLVSDPKGRKLPEFFALLSSQLTAERDEIARELEHLRKNVDHIKEVVAMQQSYAKVAGVAESMPLTDVVDDALRMYELELARHQITLDRDYQAQPVLRTDRHKLMQILVNLIQNAKYACKESNRPDRKIILRVTQADGRARVAVVDNGIGIPRESLSRIFAHGYTTRKDGHGFGLHSGALVAKELGGSLTAESGGAGEGATFTVELPLQASAGQESSPPPAASIS